The following coding sequences lie in one Mycobacterium sp. Z3061 genomic window:
- the ttfA gene encoding trehalose monomycolate transport factor TtfA, translating to MVPLWFTLSALCFVGAAVLLYVDIDRRRGRSRRRRSWARSHGFDYERESTDILHRWKRGVMSTVGDVPAYNVVLGQIRGEAVYIFDLEEVATVIALHRKVGTNVVVDLRLKGLKEPRESDIWLLGAIGPRMVYSTNLDAARRACDRRMVTFAHTAPDCAEIMWNEQNWTLVAMPIASTRAHWDEGLRTVRQFNDLLRVLPPLPAETPQEEGESEGRRNAAPGRPLAPAARAELPQRRSQPDPAAGVIPDPARRASEPVAREESRSEGVRRPPRSGRNGQQASNYQH from the coding sequence ATGGTCCCGCTCTGGTTCACGCTCTCCGCACTGTGCTTCGTCGGTGCGGCGGTGTTGTTGTACGTCGATATCGATCGACGTCGCGGCCGCAGCCGACGGCGCAGGTCGTGGGCGCGCTCGCACGGCTTCGACTACGAACGCGAATCGACCGACATCCTGCACCGCTGGAAGCGCGGTGTGATGTCGACGGTGGGCGATGTGCCGGCCTATAACGTCGTGTTGGGCCAGATCCGCGGTGAGGCCGTCTACATCTTCGACCTCGAAGAGGTCGCGACGGTGATCGCGCTGCACCGCAAGGTGGGCACCAACGTCGTCGTGGACCTGCGACTGAAGGGCCTCAAGGAGCCGCGCGAGAGCGACATCTGGCTGCTCGGCGCGATCGGACCCCGCATGGTGTACTCCACCAATCTCGACGCCGCCCGACGGGCCTGCGACCGGCGCATGGTCACATTCGCGCACACCGCGCCCGACTGCGCCGAGATCATGTGGAACGAGCAGAACTGGACGCTGGTCGCCATGCCGATCGCCAGCACGCGCGCGCACTGGGACGAAGGGCTGCGCACCGTGCGCCAGTTCAACGACCTGCTCCGGGTGTTGCCGCCGCTGCCTGCCGAAACGCCGCAGGAGGAGGGCGAGTCCGAGGGGCGGCGCAATGCCGCGCCGGGGCGTCCGCTGGCCCCGGCGGCCCGCGCCGAGCTGCCGCAACGTCGTTCGCAACCGGACCCGGCCGCTGGGGTGATCCCCGATCCGGCCCGTCGGGCATCCGAGCCCGTCGCCCGCGAAGAGAGCCGCAGCGAAGGCGTCCGGCGTCCGCCGCGGTCCGGACGCAATGGCCAGCAGGCCAGCAACTACCAGCACTGA
- a CDS encoding heat shock protein transcriptional repressor HspR, translated as MASKKEESRTFLISVAAELAGMHAQTLRTYDRLGLVSPERTAGGGRRYSEHDVNLLREVQRLSQDEGVNLAGIKRIIELTNQVEALQSRLKEMAEELAVLRANQRREVAVVPKSTALVVWQPRSRR; from the coding sequence ATGGCCTCCAAAAAAGAGGAATCACGGACCTTCCTGATCTCAGTGGCCGCCGAGCTGGCCGGGATGCATGCGCAGACCCTGCGCACGTACGACCGGCTCGGCCTGGTCAGCCCGGAGCGCACCGCCGGAGGTGGCCGCCGGTACTCCGAGCACGACGTGAACCTGCTGCGCGAGGTGCAGCGCCTGTCTCAGGACGAGGGCGTGAACCTCGCCGGCATAAAGCGCATCATCGAGCTGACCAATCAGGTCGAGGCGCTGCAGTCCAGGCTCAAGGAGATGGCCGAGGAACTCGCGGTGCTGCGCGCCAACCAGCGTCGCGAGGTCGCGGTGGTGCCCAAGAGCACGGCGCTGGTCGTGTGGCAGCCGCGCTCACGACGCTGA
- a CDS encoding SDR family oxidoreductase: MPRPVALITGPTSGIGAGYARRYARDGYDLVLVARDAKRLEELAAELQSEAGSVEILPADLADAADRDKVADRLAAGVRVLVNNAGFGMSGEFWATDPADLQRQLDVNVAAVMHLTRAALPAMMNAGTGTVINIASVAGLLPGRGSTYSASKAWVISFSEGLANGLEGTGVGVHAVCPGYVHTEFHSRAGLDMAQVPSFMWLEVDDVVRESLADIARGKVVIVPGAQYKFLVTTGRAMPRRLAMLFTKRFGGGRGRT, translated from the coding sequence ATGCCTCGACCTGTTGCGCTGATCACTGGGCCCACGTCCGGCATCGGTGCCGGATACGCCCGCCGCTACGCCCGCGACGGCTATGACCTCGTCCTGGTCGCCCGCGATGCGAAGCGGCTCGAGGAATTGGCCGCCGAGTTGCAGTCCGAGGCCGGCAGTGTCGAGATCCTGCCCGCGGACCTGGCGGACGCCGCCGACCGCGACAAAGTCGCCGACCGATTGGCCGCCGGCGTGCGGGTGCTGGTCAACAACGCCGGCTTCGGCATGTCCGGTGAGTTCTGGGCGACCGATCCCGCCGACCTGCAGCGCCAACTCGACGTCAACGTCGCCGCGGTGATGCACCTGACCCGCGCCGCGCTGCCCGCCATGATGAATGCGGGTACCGGCACCGTCATCAACATCGCCAGCGTCGCCGGCCTGCTGCCCGGCCGGGGATCGACTTACTCGGCGTCCAAGGCGTGGGTGATCTCGTTCAGCGAAGGACTCGCAAACGGGTTGGAAGGCACCGGAGTTGGCGTGCACGCGGTGTGCCCGGGGTACGTGCACACCGAATTCCACAGCCGTGCCGGTTTGGACATGGCGCAGGTGCCATCCTTCATGTGGCTCGAGGTCGACGACGTCGTCCGCGAAAGCCTCGCCGACATCGCCCGCGGCAAGGTCGTCATCGTCCCGGGCGCGCAATACAAATTCCTGGTCACCACGGGCCGGGCCATGCCGCGCCGGCTGGCGATGCTGTTCACCAAACGATTCGGTGGTGGTCGTGGCCGGACCTGA
- a CDS encoding enoyl-CoA hydratase/isomerase family protein, protein MTYQGYGLIRVASADGICRATIDNPPINLLDIPLMHEIIRLTREVATDDDVRVLVVDSADPEFFIAHADVGMILDLPTDDIGLHDELSPFHAAMEGFRTLPKATIAVIEGVCRGGGSEWAAAFDMRYAALGRAVFGQPEVALGIIPGGGGTQRLPRLIGRGRALEVILGGMDVDAATAEAWGYVDRALPPDQLRRFVDKLARRIAAAPATAITAAKRAVDAAGPAFEAGLRVEDQLFRQTLAEPAARKLLQTVIEAGAQTREFELGTGLRQPD, encoded by the coding sequence ATGACGTATCAGGGATACGGGCTGATCCGGGTCGCCAGCGCGGACGGAATATGCCGCGCCACCATCGACAACCCACCGATCAACCTGCTGGACATCCCGTTGATGCACGAGATCATCCGGCTCACCCGGGAGGTGGCGACCGACGACGACGTGCGGGTGCTGGTGGTCGATTCGGCCGATCCTGAGTTCTTCATCGCCCACGCTGACGTCGGCATGATCCTGGATCTCCCGACCGACGACATCGGACTGCACGACGAGCTCAGCCCCTTCCACGCCGCCATGGAAGGTTTTCGCACTCTGCCCAAGGCCACCATCGCTGTCATCGAAGGCGTCTGCCGCGGCGGCGGCAGCGAATGGGCGGCGGCGTTCGACATGCGCTACGCCGCGCTCGGCAGAGCGGTGTTCGGCCAGCCGGAGGTCGCGCTGGGGATCATTCCCGGCGGCGGCGGCACGCAGCGCCTGCCCCGGCTGATCGGCCGCGGCCGGGCCCTCGAGGTGATCCTCGGCGGCATGGACGTCGACGCGGCGACCGCGGAAGCCTGGGGGTACGTCGACCGCGCCCTGCCCCCCGACCAGCTCAGGCGGTTCGTCGACAAACTGGCCCGGCGCATCGCGGCGGCTCCAGCGACGGCGATTACAGCCGCCAAACGCGCCGTCGATGCTGCGGGCCCCGCTTTCGAGGCCGGCCTGCGGGTCGAGGACCAGCTGTTCCGCCAGACCCTGGCGGAACCGGCGGCGCGCAAACTGCTGCAGACAGTCATCGAGGCCGGCGCCCAGACCCGAGAATTCGAGCTGGGCACCGGCCTCCGACAACCTGATTAG
- the pyrE gene encoding orotate phosphoribosyltransferase, whose amino-acid sequence MAGPDPQAKAELAELVRRLSVVHGRVTLSSGKEADYYVDLRRATLHHRASALIGRLMREITQDWDYALVGGLTLGADPVATAIMHAPGRPIDAFVVRKSVKTHGMQRLIEGSEVSGQRVLVVEDTSTTGGSALTAVRAVRDAGGEVIGVATVVDRATGAAEAIEAEGVPYRSVLGLADLGLG is encoded by the coding sequence GTGGCCGGACCTGATCCGCAGGCGAAAGCCGAACTGGCCGAGCTCGTGCGCCGATTGTCGGTGGTGCACGGGCGGGTAACCCTGTCCTCCGGCAAGGAGGCCGACTATTACGTCGATCTGCGCCGGGCCACCCTGCACCATCGGGCCTCCGCGTTGATCGGCCGGTTGATGCGGGAGATCACGCAGGACTGGGACTACGCGCTCGTCGGTGGTCTGACGCTGGGGGCGGACCCGGTGGCGACCGCGATCATGCACGCGCCGGGTCGCCCGATCGACGCCTTCGTGGTCCGCAAATCGGTGAAAACCCATGGGATGCAACGACTTATCGAGGGGTCCGAGGTGTCCGGCCAGCGCGTGCTGGTAGTCGAGGACACCAGCACCACGGGTGGTTCCGCGCTGACGGCGGTACGCGCCGTCCGCGACGCGGGTGGCGAGGTGATCGGCGTGGCGACCGTGGTGGACCGTGCCACCGGCGCGGCCGAGGCGATCGAAGCCGAGGGTGTGCCCTATCGCAGCGTGCTGGGCCTCGCCGATCTGGGGCTGGGCTAG
- a CDS encoding FAD-binding oxidoreductase — MGLEDRDALQVLQDAFAPGSTELVHRFYDHWFALDTSVRDLFPPEMSGQRAAFAQAMHWLYGELVAQRADEPVAFLAQLGRDHRKYGVLPAHYQTLRRALYATLRSHLGSFWTDAVQEAADQSLNLFAGVMSGAADSDDAPAWVDGTVIEHNRVSRDLAVVRLHLDRPLQYHPGQYVNVQIPQCPRRWRYLSPAIPADPGGGIEFHVRVVPGGLVSNAIVGETRPGDRWRLSGPHGGLRVDRDGGDVLMVAGSTGLAPLRSLIMDLSRFGVNPRVHLFFGARYRCELYDLRTLWQVAAHNPWLSVSPVSEYNNDPAWAADYPDVSPPRGLHVRQTGRLPDVVTRYGAWGDRQILICGGPQMVRATKAALIAKGAPPELIQHDPLSR, encoded by the coding sequence GTGGGGCTCGAGGACCGGGATGCGTTGCAGGTGCTGCAGGACGCCTTCGCACCCGGCAGCACCGAGCTCGTCCACCGCTTCTACGACCACTGGTTCGCCCTGGACACGTCGGTCCGCGATCTGTTCCCGCCGGAGATGAGTGGCCAGCGGGCGGCTTTCGCCCAGGCAATGCACTGGCTGTACGGCGAGCTGGTCGCCCAGCGGGCCGACGAGCCGGTGGCCTTCCTGGCCCAGCTGGGCCGCGATCACCGCAAGTACGGTGTCCTGCCGGCGCACTACCAGACACTGCGACGCGCGCTGTATGCCACGTTGCGCAGCCACCTGGGCAGCTTCTGGACCGACGCGGTCCAGGAGGCCGCCGACCAGTCGCTGAACCTGTTCGCCGGGGTGATGAGCGGCGCGGCCGACTCCGACGACGCCCCCGCCTGGGTGGACGGCACGGTCATCGAGCACAACCGGGTGTCCCGCGACCTGGCGGTTGTCCGGCTGCATCTGGACCGCCCGCTGCAGTACCACCCCGGGCAGTACGTCAACGTGCAGATTCCGCAATGTCCGCGGCGCTGGCGATACCTGTCGCCTGCCATTCCCGCCGACCCGGGCGGCGGCATCGAGTTCCACGTCCGTGTCGTGCCCGGCGGCCTGGTGAGCAACGCGATCGTCGGCGAAACCCGGCCCGGCGACCGGTGGCGGCTGTCCGGCCCGCACGGCGGACTGCGGGTCGACCGCGACGGCGGCGACGTGCTGATGGTCGCGGGCAGCACCGGCCTGGCTCCGTTGCGGTCGCTGATCATGGACCTGAGCCGCTTCGGGGTGAACCCGCGGGTGCATCTGTTCTTCGGTGCGCGTTACCGCTGCGAGCTCTACGACCTGCGCACGCTGTGGCAGGTGGCGGCGCACAATCCGTGGTTGTCGGTCTCGCCGGTATCGGAATACAACAACGATCCGGCCTGGGCCGCCGACTATCCCGATGTGTCGCCGCCGCGTGGGCTGCACGTGCGCCAGACGGGACGGCTGCCGGATGTGGTCACCAGATACGGCGCCTGGGGCGACCGGCAGATTCTGATCTGTGGCGGCCCACAGATGGTCCGCGCGACGAAGGCCGCGCTCATCGCCAAGGGCGCCCCGCCCGAACTCATCCAGCACGACCCGTTGTCGCGTTAG
- a CDS encoding RNA methyltransferase, with translation MSGPEPGPTEWGVPAAGVGPWPGAVPDDPRYDPDLLRDGDTRNVVDAYRYWTRDAIIADIDRRRHPLHIAIENFGHDANIGSVVRTANAFAVDTVHIVGRRRWNRRGAMVTDRYQRLCHHDSTAELMEFAAGANLAVVAVDNVPGAARLEETSLPRECLLVFGQEGPGITDDTRTGAAITVSIAQFGSTRSINAGVAAGIAMHAWIRQHGDLTRAW, from the coding sequence GTGAGCGGGCCCGAGCCGGGGCCGACGGAGTGGGGTGTCCCGGCCGCCGGCGTCGGGCCCTGGCCCGGCGCGGTGCCCGATGACCCCCGTTATGACCCGGATCTGTTGCGCGACGGCGACACTCGCAATGTCGTCGACGCCTACCGGTACTGGACCCGGGACGCCATCATTGCCGACATCGACCGGCGCCGGCACCCGCTGCACATCGCTATCGAGAACTTCGGGCACGACGCCAACATCGGCTCGGTGGTGCGGACCGCGAACGCGTTCGCCGTGGACACCGTGCACATCGTCGGCCGGCGGCGATGGAACCGCCGCGGCGCCATGGTGACCGACCGTTACCAGCGGTTGTGCCACCACGACAGCACCGCCGAGTTGATGGAGTTCGCGGCCGGAGCCAATCTGGCGGTGGTCGCCGTCGACAACGTCCCCGGCGCGGCCCGGCTGGAAGAGACGTCGCTGCCGCGGGAATGCCTGCTGGTGTTCGGCCAGGAGGGCCCCGGCATCACCGACGACACCCGCACGGGTGCGGCCATCACCGTGTCGATCGCCCAGTTCGGCTCGACGCGCAGCATCAATGCCGGTGTGGCAGCGGGCATCGCGATGCATGCCTGGATCAGGCAGCACGGCGACCTGACCCGCGCCTGGTAG
- a CDS encoding dodecin family protein, producing MSVYKVIDIIGTSPTSWEQAATEAVERARESVDDIRVARVIEQDLSVDASGKITYRIKLEVSFKMRPARPQ from the coding sequence ATGAGCGTGTACAAGGTGATCGACATCATCGGGACCAGCCCCACGTCATGGGAGCAGGCGGCAACCGAGGCGGTGGAGCGGGCACGGGAGAGCGTCGATGACATCCGGGTGGCCCGGGTCATCGAGCAGGACCTGTCCGTGGACGCCAGCGGCAAGATCACCTACCGCATCAAGCTCGAGGTCTCGTTCAAGATGAGACCCGCCAGGCCCCAGTAG
- a CDS encoding DsrE family protein — MSDSGHSLHIDVPVELDEVKVVFSVASLTFEGDMPAVLFHAGIVVADAAAWKVEPDVVVVFHTNAGHVTLDDQTYDTNRHVATGNPYKAVIEGLIAKGAQIELCGATARAMGWGNADLIPGIKINRNAMARLTQLVQQGFVKISEA, encoded by the coding sequence GTGTCCGATTCAGGTCATTCGCTGCACATCGACGTGCCGGTCGAGCTCGACGAGGTGAAGGTCGTGTTCAGCGTGGCCTCGCTGACATTCGAGGGCGATATGCCGGCCGTGCTGTTCCACGCCGGCATCGTCGTCGCCGACGCCGCGGCCTGGAAGGTCGAACCGGACGTGGTCGTGGTGTTCCACACGAACGCCGGCCACGTCACCCTGGACGACCAGACCTACGACACAAATCGGCACGTCGCGACGGGCAATCCCTATAAGGCGGTAATCGAGGGACTGATCGCCAAGGGCGCCCAGATCGAATTGTGCGGGGCGACCGCACGGGCCATGGGCTGGGGCAACGCCGATCTCATCCCCGGTATCAAGATCAACCGAAACGCGATGGCGAGACTCACCCAACTGGTGCAGCAGGGCTTTGTGAAAATCTCAGAAGCATGA
- a CDS encoding aldose 1-epimerase: MHVVTLRDPSSSVAAQVVPDAGMIGTSLTDEGVELLGQRRGLQAYLADGKTMGIPVLYPWANRLGANTYEAEGVSVTLRPGENGVRADPAGLPIHGVLAAYPGWRVTSESGNEISAELDFGDDERLLASFPYPHLLAVTVRLAERTLTVRTTVTPTGDRAVPLCFGYHPYLQLPGNDRAEWVIETPPLRHLALDERGLPTGESADQPASSQRLGSDTFDDAYDGVQQGAVFAVSAGGRRIEVHFERGYSAAQIFAPAGEDVICFEPMAAPTDALRRGGYRSAVPGEPAGTAFSIRV; the protein is encoded by the coding sequence GTGCACGTCGTCACGCTGCGCGATCCGTCGTCATCGGTGGCGGCTCAAGTCGTGCCCGACGCCGGGATGATCGGCACCTCGTTGACCGACGAGGGCGTGGAGTTGCTCGGCCAGCGTCGCGGCCTGCAGGCCTACCTTGCGGATGGCAAGACGATGGGCATTCCCGTGCTGTATCCGTGGGCGAATCGGTTGGGTGCCAACACATATGAGGCCGAAGGCGTGTCCGTGACGCTGCGGCCCGGCGAGAACGGCGTGCGAGCTGACCCCGCGGGGTTGCCGATCCACGGCGTCCTGGCCGCGTATCCGGGTTGGCGGGTGACATCGGAGTCGGGCAACGAAATCAGCGCCGAGCTGGACTTCGGCGACGACGAGAGACTGCTGGCCAGCTTCCCCTACCCGCATCTGCTCGCCGTGACGGTGCGCCTGGCCGAGCGGACCTTGACCGTACGCACCACCGTGACGCCGACGGGTGATCGCGCCGTGCCGTTGTGCTTCGGCTATCACCCGTACCTGCAGTTGCCCGGTAACGACCGCGCCGAATGGGTGATCGAGACGCCGCCGCTGCGCCATCTGGCTCTCGATGAACGCGGCCTGCCAACGGGCGAGTCCGCCGATCAACCGGCCAGTTCGCAGCGATTGGGCTCGGACACCTTCGACGACGCCTACGACGGGGTCCAACAGGGAGCCGTCTTCGCGGTCAGCGCCGGCGGACGGCGCATCGAGGTGCACTTCGAGCGGGGGTACTCCGCGGCACAGATCTTCGCGCCTGCCGGCGAGGACGTGATCTGCTTCGAGCCAATGGCCGCACCGACCGATGCGTTACGCCGCGGGGGCTACCGATCAGCGGTCCCGGGCGAGCCCGCGGGCACCGCATTTTCGATCCGGGTCTGA
- the clpB gene encoding ATP-dependent chaperone ClpB codes for MDSFNPTTKTQAALTSALQAASAAGNPEIRPAHLLMALLTQNDGIAAPLLEAVGVDPAVIRTEAQRLLDKLPQISGSSSQPQLSRESLAAITAAQQLATEMDDEFVSTEHLMVGLATGDSEVAKVLTGHGASPQALRDAFVKVRGSARVTSADPEATYQALEKYSTDLTARAKEGKLDPVIGRDNEIRRVVQVLSRRTKNNPVLIGEPGVGKTAIVEGLAQRIIAGDVPESLRDKTVISLDLGSMVAGAKYRGEFEERLKAVLDDIKNSAGQIITFIDELHTIVGAGATGESAMDAGNMIKPMLARGELRLVGATTLDEYRKYIEKDAALERRFQQVFVGEPSVEDTVGILRGLKDRYEVHHGVRITDSALVAAATLSDRYITARFLPDKAIDLVDESASRLRMEIDSRPVEIDEVERLVRRLEIEEMALEKEEDAASKERLEKLRAELADKKEELAELTTRWQNEKNAIDIVRELKEQLEELRGESERAERDGDLAKAAELRYGRIPEVEKKLDAAVPQAEARENVMLKEEVGPDDIADVVSAWTGIPAGRLLEGETAKLLRMEDELGKRVVGQKKAVQAVSDAVRRSRAGVADPNRPTGSFMFLGPTGVGKTELAKALADFLFDDDRAMVRIDMSEYGEKHSVARLVGAPPGYIGYDQGGQLTEAVRRRPYTVILFDEIEKAHPDVFDVLLQVLDEGRLTDGQGRTVDFRNTILILTSNLGSGGTEEQVLAAVRSAFKPEFINRLDDVIIFHGLEPGELVQIVDIQLAQLDKRLAQRRLQLEVSLPAKQWLAQRGFDPVYGARPLRRLVQQAIGDQLAKLLLAGEVHDGDVVPVNVSPDGDSLILG; via the coding sequence GTGGACTCTTTTAACCCGACAACTAAGACGCAGGCGGCCCTGACGTCGGCCCTGCAGGCTGCATCGGCGGCCGGCAACCCCGAAATCAGGCCCGCGCATCTGCTGATGGCTCTGCTGACGCAGAACGACGGGATCGCCGCACCACTGCTGGAGGCTGTCGGGGTCGACCCCGCCGTCATCCGCACGGAGGCACAGCGCCTGCTGGACAAGCTGCCCCAGATCAGCGGCTCCAGTTCGCAGCCGCAACTGTCCCGCGAATCGCTGGCGGCCATCACCGCCGCTCAGCAACTGGCCACAGAGATGGACGACGAGTTCGTCTCCACCGAGCACCTGATGGTCGGGTTGGCCACCGGTGACTCCGAGGTCGCCAAGGTACTGACCGGCCACGGCGCGTCGCCGCAGGCGCTGCGGGATGCATTCGTCAAGGTGCGCGGCAGCGCGCGGGTGACCAGTGCCGACCCGGAAGCCACCTACCAGGCGCTGGAGAAGTACTCGACCGACCTGACCGCGCGCGCCAAGGAAGGCAAGCTCGACCCGGTCATCGGGCGCGACAACGAGATCCGCCGGGTGGTCCAGGTGCTGTCCCGGCGCACCAAGAACAACCCGGTGCTCATCGGTGAGCCCGGCGTCGGCAAGACCGCCATCGTGGAGGGCCTGGCCCAGCGCATCATTGCCGGCGACGTGCCTGAAAGCCTGCGCGACAAGACCGTCATCTCGCTGGACCTGGGTTCGATGGTGGCCGGCGCCAAGTACCGCGGTGAGTTCGAGGAACGGCTCAAGGCCGTGCTCGACGACATCAAGAACTCGGCCGGGCAGATCATCACGTTCATCGACGAGCTGCACACCATCGTGGGCGCCGGCGCGACCGGTGAGTCGGCGATGGACGCGGGCAACATGATCAAGCCGATGCTCGCCCGCGGCGAACTGCGCCTGGTGGGCGCGACCACACTGGACGAGTACCGCAAGTACATCGAGAAGGACGCCGCGCTGGAGCGGCGCTTCCAACAGGTGTTCGTCGGCGAACCGTCGGTGGAGGACACCGTCGGAATCCTGCGCGGACTGAAGGACCGCTACGAGGTGCACCACGGTGTGCGCATCACCGACTCCGCCCTGGTGGCCGCGGCCACGTTGAGCGACCGCTACATCACCGCCCGCTTCCTGCCGGACAAGGCCATCGACCTGGTCGACGAGTCCGCCAGCCGGCTGCGGATGGAGATCGACTCGCGTCCCGTCGAGATCGACGAGGTCGAGCGCCTGGTGCGCCGGCTGGAGATCGAGGAGATGGCGCTCGAGAAGGAAGAGGACGCCGCCTCCAAGGAGCGGCTGGAGAAGCTGCGCGCCGAGCTGGCCGACAAGAAGGAAGAGCTGGCCGAGCTGACGACCCGGTGGCAGAACGAGAAGAACGCCATCGACATCGTCCGCGAGCTCAAGGAACAGCTCGAGGAGCTGCGCGGGGAATCCGAGCGCGCCGAGCGCGACGGTGACCTGGCCAAGGCCGCCGAGCTGCGGTACGGCCGCATCCCCGAGGTCGAGAAGAAACTCGACGCCGCGGTTCCGCAGGCCGAGGCCCGCGAGAACGTGATGCTCAAGGAAGAGGTCGGTCCCGACGACATCGCCGACGTGGTGTCGGCGTGGACGGGCATCCCGGCCGGCCGACTGCTGGAAGGCGAGACCGCCAAGCTGTTGCGCATGGAGGACGAGCTCGGCAAACGCGTCGTCGGTCAGAAGAAGGCCGTGCAGGCCGTCTCTGACGCCGTGCGCCGCTCCCGCGCGGGCGTCGCCGACCCGAACCGGCCGACCGGATCCTTCATGTTCCTCGGCCCCACCGGTGTGGGTAAGACGGAGCTGGCAAAGGCGTTGGCGGACTTCCTCTTCGATGACGACCGCGCCATGGTCCGCATCGACATGAGCGAGTACGGCGAGAAGCACTCGGTAGCCCGGCTGGTCGGCGCGCCTCCCGGCTACATCGGTTACGACCAGGGTGGTCAGCTGACCGAGGCGGTGCGGCGTCGTCCGTACACGGTGATCCTGTTCGACGAAATCGAGAAGGCGCACCCGGACGTGTTCGACGTGCTGTTGCAGGTGCTCGACGAGGGCCGGTTGACCGACGGTCAGGGCCGCACGGTCGACTTCCGCAACACCATCCTCATCCTGACCTCGAACCTGGGGTCGGGTGGCACCGAAGAGCAGGTGCTGGCCGCCGTGCGGTCGGCGTTCAAGCCGGAGTTCATCAACCGGCTCGACGACGTGATCATCTTCCACGGTCTCGAGCCCGGCGAGTTGGTGCAGATCGTCGACATCCAGCTGGCCCAGCTGGACAAGCGGTTGGCACAGCGGCGACTGCAACTCGAGGTGTCCCTGCCAGCCAAGCAGTGGCTGGCGCAGCGGGGCTTCGACCCGGTGTACGGCGCACGGCCACTGCGCCGGTTGGTGCAGCAGGCGATCGGCGACCAGTTGGCCAAGCTGCTGCTGGCCGGCGAGGTGCACGACGGCGACGTGGTGCCCGTCAACGTCAGCCCGGACGGCGACTCGCTGATCTTGGGCTGA
- the dnaJ gene encoding molecular chaperone DnaJ, with the protein MAQREWVEKDFYKELGVPSDADAKQIKTAYRKLASDLHPDKNPAGAERFKAVSEAYSVLSDEAKRKEYDETRRLFAGGGFGGRRFDAGNFGGFGGGGDGAEFNLNDLFDAAGRSGGANIGDLFGGLFGRGGTTRPSRPRRGNDLETETELDFVEAAKGVAMPLRLTSPAPCTNCHGSGARPGTSPKVCPNCNGSGVISRNQGAFGFSEPCTECRGSGSIIEHPCEECGGNGATTRTRTINVRIPPGVEDGQRIRLAGQGEAGLRGAPSGDLYVTVHVRPDKVFGRDGDDLTVTVPVSFTELALGSTLSVPTLDGKVGVRVPKGTADGRILRVRGRGVPKRSGGSGDLLVTVKVAVPPNLEGPAQEALEAYAAAERASGFDPRAGWAGNR; encoded by the coding sequence ATGGCTCAGCGTGAGTGGGTTGAAAAAGACTTCTACAAAGAGCTCGGCGTCCCCTCCGATGCCGACGCCAAGCAGATCAAGACCGCCTATCGCAAGCTGGCCTCCGATCTGCACCCGGACAAGAACCCCGCGGGGGCCGAACGGTTCAAGGCCGTCTCTGAGGCGTACAGCGTCTTGTCTGACGAAGCGAAACGCAAAGAGTACGACGAAACCCGCCGGCTTTTCGCCGGCGGCGGCTTTGGTGGCCGTCGGTTCGATGCGGGTAACTTCGGCGGCTTCGGCGGAGGTGGTGATGGCGCCGAGTTCAACCTGAACGATTTGTTCGACGCCGCCGGCCGGTCCGGCGGCGCCAACATCGGCGACCTGTTCGGCGGTCTGTTCGGGCGGGGTGGCACCACCCGGCCCAGCCGGCCGCGCCGCGGCAACGACCTGGAGACCGAGACGGAACTTGATTTCGTCGAGGCCGCCAAGGGCGTCGCGATGCCACTGCGGCTGACCAGCCCGGCGCCTTGCACCAATTGCCATGGCAGCGGCGCGCGTCCGGGCACCAGCCCGAAGGTGTGTCCCAACTGCAACGGCTCCGGGGTGATCAGCCGCAACCAGGGCGCGTTCGGATTCTCCGAGCCGTGCACCGAATGCCGGGGCAGTGGCTCGATCATCGAGCACCCGTGCGAGGAGTGTGGCGGCAACGGCGCCACCACCCGCACCCGGACCATCAACGTGCGGATCCCGCCGGGCGTCGAAGACGGCCAGCGGATCAGGCTGGCCGGGCAGGGTGAGGCCGGGTTGCGCGGCGCACCCTCCGGTGACTTGTACGTGACCGTCCATGTGCGCCCGGACAAGGTATTCGGCCGCGACGGCGACGACCTCACCGTGACCGTACCGGTCAGCTTCACCGAATTGGCTTTGGGCTCAACACTTTCGGTGCCCACGCTGGACGGCAAGGTGGGTGTCCGGGTGCCCAAGGGCACAGCGGACGGCCGTATCCTGCGGGTGCGCGGCCGGGGTGTGCCCAAACGCAGCGGTGGCAGTGGCGACCTGCTCGTCACCGTCAAGGTCGCGGTCCCGCCGAACCTGGAGGGCCCCGCCCAGGAGGCGCTGGAAGCCTATGCGGCGGCCGAGCGGGCCAGTGGATTCGACCCCCGGGCGGGATGGGCAGGTAATCGCTGA